In Maniola jurtina chromosome 19, ilManJurt1.1, whole genome shotgun sequence, the genomic stretch TCATACCATCAAATAAGTAGATCGATAGATCGCCCACTGCGCAGGTATAAAGGTATTTTTACGTGAAATGAACTGTGGACGCGTAAAACTTAAGAGAAGTCTAACGAGCGCTCTCCATACAAACcggttatttttatttgattttgaatatagtcaaagtcaataaaattttgtaggtaaAAATAGCTTGTAAGTATCTGTCTCTGGGATACAAGGCGAAGATGGATGTgtgctattttttatccttgaaaattaaaatggttCTAGGTActgacgggatttttaaaaacctaaatccacacgtatGAAGTCATAGTCGTCTGCCTGTTAAAATAACAATCatactacgtttgtatggggtGCGCTCGaagcaataaaaaaatcctaattATTAAGGTCTCAGCTTAGAAAGTATCCAGTCGATATAGGCAGTGACTCTCGTATAGACTCCGGGCCATCCAGGGGTTCCGCAAGGCGAAGGGCCGTAGGACACCACGCCTATAGCCATCCAGTTCATCGCAGCCACCTGCCCCATCAGCGGGCCCCCTGAGTCTCCCCTGCAGGAGTCCTGGCCTGACAGTCCTCCTGCACAGAGCTGGTTGTCAGTTATAGTCCGTCCTGCCCTGCTGTAAATCTCTTGGCAGTCCGATTTCCTGACCACCGGTACTCGGACTTTCAGTTTGACGTCTGAGGTTGATCCTGGAATCAGAAAAGTAGGTTAGGCTTAGGAGTATATTTTCATCTTCATCGTCATCGCGCTATCACTGTGTATATATAGtccgcgcaaaacaagtagcccaatctgaacacgattatttgttcatgaacacattttttttagcAGTATGATACTACATACTAGAAGCGATGCAATAccattatttattaacccccgacccaaaaagaggggtgttataagtttgacgtgtgtatctgtgtatctgtatgtctgtgtatctgtgtatctgtctgtggcatcgtagcgcctaaacgaatgaaccgattttaatttagttttttttgtttgaaaggtggcttgatcgagagtgttcttagctataatctaaaaaaattggttcagccgtttaagagttatcagctcttttctagttttcttgtagaaaagaaggttagataaccgttaggttcataataatattatgtcaatagacaaatgtcaagctgtcaagatggacgttgcctaaatacataattatttatttgaaaatgatgttttggaaaactcaaatactttggatcgtcgggggtgttataaattttttatttacacttgttagatttTAGATGGCCCGAAAAAGCACAGAATAGAGGATTTTGGGGGAATTTCGAGAAAGAAGGTCAGTCGGAGCCCAGTCGGAGCATAGAACCAGGCTTATTTAaattagactagatgatgcccgcgactttgtccgcgtgaatttaggtctttcaaaatcctgtgggaactcttttattttccgggataaaaagtagcctatgtgctaatcttggatattatctatctccattccaaattttagccaaatccgtccagtttttgcatgaaagagtaacaaacatacacacacacacacacacacactcacacatacacacaaactttcgcttagtagtgtaaagtgtgatagtgtgaagtgtgattagacAATCAACTTACTTGTTTCCGTCTTCCCCCAGCCGGCCACCTCCATATCAGCACCCTCGAAAGTTTCGCGCGCCAGAGACGGATCAGTGGGGAGGCAGATCGGCTTCACGAAGTCTGAAAACAgacaataaaattacaatatacGGCCTAGAAGgcacatcactacccatattaccACTACCACTTATGGGTTTGAGGCTTGACGATATTTGGCAGTTACCCTCCATTCTGCTTTTTGACGGCATTTTCTAGCAAATCGTTGACCGATTCTTACTGTGTGAAATGTTTTATGATGGGCAAGAGATTTGTAGACAGTCCCCTGGGTACGTGAAACTTATGATAAACAAATCCAGGTGAACTAACGCCGTAGAGATTGAAGGACTATGAGATATAGAAAGCTGagagaactttttttttttttaattatatagaccagcgcttggctgcaatcagacctgctagcaagtgatgatgcagcctaagatgtagcgcgcttgcctagaagttgccttgTCGAACAGATGAACGGTTTTACGCCATGAAGATACTCGTATAAGAAGCCTTATAATAATTTCAGCGGTCCCATGTTAGTACAGTTTTCAATAACACTAATCAAATATTCTATCTCTATGATAACActaattatcatcatcgtcattattattatcaactaatAGACGTTCACTGCTAGACTTAGGtattttgtagggacttccacacgcaaTGATTTTGGCCTGCCTGAATCCAAGTTAATAGATTAGGTACattcacagaaatccaaatatacATCTTATTAACATACCATTAAAAGGCACATTATATGCCAGTCTCAGCAGCGCGATATCATTCTGCTGGTGGCCGTCAGTTGGATCATAGCCCTCGTGTGCAATGACCTCCTCCACCGGCACATCGAGCGGCTTAGGGCTGCAGTCGCCCTTACTGGCGCAGTCTATCGTGGTTGAAGTATTCCACTCGCCGAGTCGGACTTGCGACCTGAAAAATAAGAGATTTTAAGGGCTtgaaaaacaaacagacacCAAGTGCAACAGAAACTCCATATCAgcctcttttttttttgagattttttttacacCATAGTTTTTGATGTCAGAGAAGTCAGAAAACTTCAAGTAGCATTCGCTTAGTTCGCTCTCTCATTGGGAACCAAATTACGCGCTATGACACTGGCTTATCACCTCATTCGTGACGACTAGCAGTCTCAAACGCGGTTACCAGAACTTGTAAGAAGAGGTatacctatcacactaatattataaaggcgaaagtttgtatgtgtgtgtgtgtgtgtgtgtgtgtgtgtgtgtgtgtgtgtgtgtgtgtgtgtgtgtgtgtgtgtgtgtgtgttcgttactccttcacgcaaaaactactggacggatttggctgaaatttggaatggagatagataatatccaggattagcacataggctactttttatcccggaaaatcaaagagttcccacgggatttcaaaaaacctaaatccacgcggacgaagtcgtgggcatcatctagtctactATAAACGAATCCACACTGCGATGCACCCACAAAATTGGGTTGGTGTATTATAAGCCCATAGGTTTCATGCTAAATGTAGTCGAGAGCCTTCATTGTGCTGTGTCGCATATCAGACAGTTTTTGATGATAATATTGCTGTGCAACAGATATCGCTCGCAAGCGAATTTTAGGCTTTGTCAACtgtcagtgtgcctagtgggagatttttaacctatttgatcgcgtaaaagttaactgcgttttgtatggaattgaaacggcgccatctagtgacaagaagatggcgcagtttcaataggttaaaaatctcccactaggcacacaggtgTGATGACGCTTAAGCGCAAGGTTATAATGAACTTACACTGTCCAAGACTCTGGCAGATCAGATCCTTTGACGCAGTGCGCCGCAGTCAGCACGTATCGAGACGATATTAGCACCCCGCCGCAGTAGAATCCGCTGCCTTTTGCTGTAAACCAATAAACcattaaataagtacttacctacactaTGGTACTTACTAATGTAAATAACTAGTACGTCCACATGTTCCTTCATTATTTGTACGCCTCGGAACGATATAAAGGGATGGTCAGGGCGCTACCCAAAGGGTCCCACCCAGTGCCCGCTTGTAGTTACACTTACAGGCCGTGTTGCAACCACTGAAGAAGGCCAACGCCCTGAACAGTTATGCCGGGACTCAAAGGGGTCCGCGTAGACGATTCGACGAGTTACCTTAAGattagaaaggtggctttagatagagaagcttttcgtatTACGACCGCCCAGCTTCACTAAGGCACGCGATGACGTTAACTCTGCGGGAACCGCCGATATGTCGACGAACCGATCGGGAGTCTACATGCCACTTCATTtcactataaaataatatagttagTATAATAACTGCGCAAGTACAAGATTAAAGCTCTTTGGCCACAAGTACAATTAGCGGGCACTCGGGTGCAGTTCCAGATGCGGGGTCGAACAAACCTGGTAACTTTGGCTAATTTCCGAACCAATATGATGCCTCGTAGCTAAAGCTAAAGTTATATACCTAACTGTCATATCCCATCAAGCCCATATAGACTGCAACGCCGCATGCCAGAAGCAGAGATAGAAGCAGTAAAAATAGCGATACATTATGATGTGCATAAATAGGTAATACAACAACAGGAAAAATTGTATCATCTGTTGCTAGGACCAGTTTATGtgcaatttaaataataaggAAGTAACTATACATTCTCGTAAGATTAGGCATGCCATTTGCTATTTAGGTtcataaattgttatttatattgCAGCAACGATACACCGGCATGGGACATTAGTGCATAGAGAAAGATCAAGAATTGCTCAGCCAAATAAAGTGGCAGATAGGGTAAACTGTTTTTACTAGGGATGAAGAAAGCTACTGTGATAAGAATGCAGTTCCCGCTTACATGTCTTGTTATCAACACCACGGACACCATTACTGGGgtgtcattattattttatttatttattccaataaatattattccaagtaagcccttgactgcgatctcacctggtggtaagtgatgatacagtctaagatggaagcgagctaacttgggAGGGATATGCCCGTTTAAATCCTTGGCTATGAGGAACTCCGCTACCTTCCTTTCACCctaataccctataggttaccACCCTATATAGGGTAATAGGGAAAcaacctataggttttgattcccttgacaggtcttgacagacaaacagacaacgaagtgattctatattcaccccccccccccccccccctcccacCTTGggaccttgggaccccaatgtctatcggttCCGGTACATCTGGATTCTGGTgatacggaaacctaaaaatcacaaaaagtGTGTACCTACGCTTTTTATATCTGACCAAAGCCATCCAGGGATGCTCGTCGATCTCGGTGATGATGCCGCCGTAGATCCTGTCGTCGTTCATGACGCCGCACGTGTTGCGGTCCGGCAGCAGCGCCAGCGCCGCGCGTCTGTTGAACCCCATGCGGTTCGTCGGCTGGGGGTT encodes the following:
- the LOC123875269 gene encoding CLIP domain-containing serine protease 2-like; its protein translation is MWCKKIIILCFLATVLSVYADGCNNARCTSLEQCTGLYDQLQQNPASPTLISLLRRLHCGFDSQQLPMICCPPEFLNPQPTNRMGFNRRAALALLPDRNTCGVMNDDRIYGGIITEIDEHPWMALVRYKKPKGSGFYCGGVLISSRYVLTAAHCVKGSDLPESWTVSQVRLGEWNTSTTIDCASKGDCSPKPLDVPVEEVIAHEGYDPTDGHQQNDIALLRLAYNVPFNDFVKPICLPTDPSLARETFEGADMEVAGWGKTETRSTSDVKLKVRVPVVRKSDCQEIYSRAGRTITDNQLCAGGLSGQDSCRGDSGGPLMGQVAAMNWMAIGVVSYGPSPCGTPGWPGVYTRVTAYIDWILSKLRP